The following proteins are encoded in a genomic region of Glycine soja cultivar W05 chromosome 17, ASM419377v2, whole genome shotgun sequence:
- the LOC114393007 gene encoding spindle pole body component 110-like — MAFSASIRPTSSHSQLFCSVRFNRRHHSSSRIGFSSNGGRRCRRLRNSVRSVLNDNRPSASVNDDYGAAESARVLFERLFTENRITGDEPDLRILESDLEAALAALKMKEDHLMEAERTVLLENSKLKLTKEELERQESEIEAARIRYEKLEEEMKETMVKLVSQAGEIEELKLRVRGRDSEIDAVKYALGLKEGEVEKIRVELEERSREAANFDSELREKGRILDEANEVMKKQEAELEELKRVVREKEEEIEVLLVQREVEREKLRVAEANLEKQAMDWMLAQEELKRLGEDAARHAEESSETLEDFRRVKKLLNDVRSELVSSQQALASSRSKMEEQERLLELQLSELGEQRASVMSYMENLKDAQIEVESERTKLRVAESRNRELERDLKMEKELISELEEELKKERTSLEQAVKEVALLQEELEKKTAEFRETSAVLQVKESELVDAKLEIQRLKSEKASLQGILEEKDLELSSARKMLGDVNQEIYDLKMLMHSKETQLIEANSMLRDKDEHVKVIQNKLNNTNQKAFEAETVVERILDLTNRLVASIKDEDMNSSKPLLDEMGNQLLDQLLEKPANELKWQQKSLENELELAKVTLKEKEMEVLAAQRALTIKDEELKMTLSRLDSKEEELKKVREEVTEDSNDLKRLYAWAQERIGEKSLGDLAIEKLQLEAAQLEVEAATNALQKLAEMSRQLLNKAIMSVEADNYISVPDGNKAPDLIPDTNNPECFEEVKARVARLSSLSEQLVMQAGIVPAN, encoded by the exons ATGGCTTTCTCCGCTTCAATTCGCCCTACCTCTTCTCACTCTCAG TTGTTTTGCTCTGTTAGGTTCAATAGGAGGCACCATAGCAGTAGCCGAATAGGTTTCTCGTCGAACGGCGGAAGAAGATGTCGTCGTTTACGGAACAGTGTTAGGTCGGTGTTGAACGACAACCGGCCTAGCGCAAGCGTGAACGACGATTACGGAGCGGCGGAGTCTGCTAGGGTTTTGTTCGAGAGACTGTTCACGGAGAACCGGATAACCGGAGATGAACCGGATCTTCGGATTCTTGAATCGGATCTCGAGGCGGCGCTGGCGGcgctgaagatgaaggaggatcACTTGATGGAGGCGGAGAGGACGGTGTTGTTGGAGAATAGTAAGTTGAAGCTCACGAAGGAGGAGCTGGAGCGGCAAGAGAGTGAAATTGAGGCTGCTAGGATTAGGTATGAGAAGCTTGAGGAGGAGATGAAGGAGACAATGGTTAAATTGGTTTCTCAGGCGGGGGAGATTGAGGAGCTGAAGCTTAGGGTTAGGGGTCGCGATAGTGAGATCGATGCGGTGAAGTATGCGCTGGGGTTGAAGGAAGGGGAAGTGGAGAAAATCAGGGTTGAATTGGAGGAGAGGAGTCGCGAGGCTGCGAATTTTGATTCTGAGCTTAGAGAGAAGGGGAGGATTCTGGATGAAGCGAATGAGGTTATGAAGAAGCAGGAGGCTGAGCTTGAGGAGCTAAAGAGGGTGGTTCGAGAGAAAGAGGAGGAGATTGAGGTTTTGTTGGTTCAGAGGGAGGTTGAGAGGGAGAAGCTGAGGGTGGCTGAGGCGAATTTGGAGAAGCAGGCAATGGACTGGATGTTGGCGCAGGAGGAGCTGAAGAGGCTGGGTGAGGATGCTGCGAGGCATGCTGAGGAGAGTAGTGAGACCTTGGAGGATTTCAGGAGGGTGAAGAAGCTTCTCAATGATGTGAGGTCTGAATTAGTTTCGTCTCAGCAAGCGTTGGCATCTTCCAGAAGCAAAATGGAGGAGCAGGAGCGGTTGTTGGAACTGCAGCTGAGTGAGCTTGGGGAGCAGAGGGCAAGTGTGATGTCCTACATGGAAAATTTGAAGGATGCACAGATTGAAGTGGAGAGTGAGAGAACGAAACTCAGGGTTGCAGAGTCTCGGAACAGAGAGCTTGAACGGGATCTGAAGATGGAAAAGGAGCTTATTAGTGAGTTGGAGGAGGAGCTGAAGAAAGAGAGAACTTCTTTGGAGCAGGCAGTCAAAGAAGTGGCTTTGCTTCAAGAGGAATTGGAGAAGAAAACTGCCGAGTTTAGAGAAACAAGTGCCGTTCTTCAGGTTAAAGAGTCAGAGCTTGTTGATGCTAAGCTAGAAATCCAGCGTTTGAAATCTGAAAAGGCTTCTCTTCAGGGTATCTTGGAGGAGAAAGACTTGGAGCTTTCCAGTGCTAGGAAAATGCTGGGGGATGTTAACCAGGAAATCTATGATCTTAAGATGCTTATGCACAGTAAAGAAACCCAGCTCATTGAAGCAAACAGTATGCTAAGGGACAAAGATGAGCATGTGAAGGTAATCCAGAACAAGTTGAATAATACAAACCAGAAGGCTTTTGAGGCTGAAACTGTGGTAGAAAGAATTTTAGATCTCACAAACAGACTTGTTGCTTCCATTAAGGATGAAGATATGAACTCATCAAAACCACTACTAGATGAAATGGGTAACCAACTACTTGATCAACTATTGGAGAAACCTGCTAATGAATTGAAATGGCAACAAAAAAGCCTTGAGAATGAGCTTGAGTTGGCCAAGGTAACCTTAAAAGAAAAGGAGATGGAAGTTCTTGCTGCACAGAGGGCTCTAACGATAAAAGATGAGGAGCTGAAGATGACACTTTCAAGATTGGACTCAAAAGAGGAAGAGTTGAAAAAAGTAAGGGAAGAAGTGACAGAAGACTCCAATGATCTTAAAAGGCTGTATGCTTGGGCACAGGAGAGAATTGGCGAGAAAAGCTTAGGAGATTTGGCAATTGAGAAACTTCAGCTTGAGGCAGCTCAGCTTGAAGTTGAAGCTGCCACCAATGCACTACAAAAACTGGCTGAAATGAGTCGACAACTTCTGAACAAAGCTATCATGAGTGTTGAAGCTGATAACTACATCAGTGTCCCTGATGGTAATAAAGCCCCCGATTTGATCCCCGACACCAATAACCCTGAATGTTTCGAAGAGGTAAAAGCAAGAGTTGCTCGCCTCTCATCTTTGTCTGAGCAGCTTGTGATGCAGGCGGGTATTGTTCCTGCAAACTAA